A window of the Bradyrhizobium diazoefficiens genome harbors these coding sequences:
- a CDS encoding GNAT family N-acetyltransferase, giving the protein MSIVWTDDPVGVSWDELSALYRIAPLGNKAPADLALVFGNSMFLAFAHDEGRLVGAGRALADGRDCAHLCDVAVHPDYQGQGLGRELVARLLARCRGRRKIILYAVPGKERFYERLGFRHMTTAMAIFDDQASAYQRGYLTAP; this is encoded by the coding sequence ATGTCAATTGTCTGGACCGACGATCCCGTCGGCGTCAGCTGGGACGAGCTCTCCGCGCTCTACCGCATTGCCCCGCTCGGCAACAAGGCGCCGGCCGATCTCGCGCTCGTGTTCGGCAACAGCATGTTTCTCGCCTTCGCCCATGACGAAGGCCGCCTTGTCGGTGCCGGCCGAGCGCTGGCCGATGGCCGCGACTGCGCTCATCTCTGTGATGTCGCGGTGCACCCTGACTATCAGGGGCAAGGCCTCGGCCGCGAACTCGTCGCGCGGCTGCTGGCGCGATGCCGCGGACGTCGCAAGATCATCCTCTATGCGGTGCCGGGCAAGGAGCGCTTCTACGAACGCCTCGGATTCCGGCATATGACGACGGCCATGGCGATTTTCGACGACCAGGCCAGCGCGTATCAGCGCGGCTACCTGACCGCACCTTAG
- the pstS gene encoding phosphate ABC transporter substrate-binding protein PstS yields the protein MNFIKTIVAAGLVAATTTAAFAADITGAGATFPFPIYSKWADAYKKETGNGLNYQSIGSGGGIKQIQAKTVTFGASDAPLKAEQLEKDGLAQWPMVMGAIVPVVNLEGVKPGELVFNGETLANIYLGKITKWDDAAIKKLNPNVKLPSDAITVVRRSDGSGTTFNFTNYLSKASADWKSKVGEGTAVEWPVGVGAKGNEGVSGNISQTKNSIGYVEYAYAKQNKLTYTGLINKAGKSVQPTVEAFQAAASNADWAKAPGYYVILTDQPGDKSWPITAATFILMHKEATDKAASQEAIKFFRWAFKNGGKAAEELDYIPMPDSVVQLIEKTWAAEIKS from the coding sequence ATGAATTTCATCAAAACGATCGTCGCTGCTGGCTTGGTCGCCGCAACGACGACGGCGGCCTTTGCTGCCGACATTACCGGTGCCGGCGCGACCTTCCCGTTCCCGATCTATTCGAAGTGGGCTGACGCCTACAAGAAGGAGACCGGCAACGGCCTGAACTACCAGTCGATCGGGTCCGGCGGCGGCATCAAGCAGATCCAGGCCAAGACCGTGACCTTCGGCGCCAGCGATGCGCCGCTCAAGGCCGAGCAGCTCGAGAAGGACGGCCTCGCGCAGTGGCCGATGGTGATGGGCGCCATCGTTCCCGTCGTCAACCTTGAGGGCGTCAAGCCCGGCGAGTTGGTGTTCAACGGCGAGACCCTTGCCAACATCTATCTCGGCAAGATCACCAAGTGGGACGACGCCGCGATCAAGAAGCTCAATCCGAACGTGAAGCTGCCGTCGGACGCGATTACCGTGGTCCGCCGCTCGGACGGTTCGGGCACCACCTTCAACTTCACCAACTACCTCTCCAAGGCCAGCGCGGACTGGAAGAGCAAGGTCGGCGAGGGCACCGCCGTCGAGTGGCCGGTTGGCGTCGGCGCCAAGGGCAACGAAGGCGTGTCGGGCAACATCAGCCAGACCAAGAACTCGATCGGTTACGTCGAGTACGCCTATGCCAAGCAGAACAAGCTGACCTACACCGGCCTCATCAACAAGGCTGGCAAGTCGGTGCAGCCGACCGTCGAAGCCTTCCAGGCGGCCGCTTCCAACGCCGACTGGGCCAAGGCTCCCGGCTACTACGTCATCTTGACCGACCAGCCCGGCGACAAGTCCTGGCCGATCACGGCTGCGACCTTCATCCTCATGCACAAGGAAGCCACCGACAAGGCGGCCTCGCAGGAAGCCATCAAGTTCTTCCGCTGGGCCTTCAAGAACGGCGGCAAGGCGGCTGAAGAGCTCGACTACATCCCGATGCCCGACAGCGTCGTCCAGCTGATCGAGAAGACCTGGGCTGCCGAGATCAAGAGCTAA
- a CDS encoding ATP-binding protein, producing the protein MAIDAPSSPTVQPWSDRLRHSTIILIAAALALSVVVSLGELSVMRAATVFLCIAAAALIPWRLHDTAASREDTRRVNPVESAAVAAVVAGMPDPAVLLDRAGRVIHLNAAAAQLAPALRKNELAQFALRSPEIITALRESIATTEPRRATYLDHVPVDRWMELMITPVPVPTNFGGADKCMLMTFHDQTPLRRVEEMRADFVANASHELRTPLAALSGFIDTLQGQAKDDPKARERFLGIMHNQATRMARLIDDLLSLSRVELSAHVRPDTLVDLLPIIFQVADGLEPLARERQVEVETHLPETPVMIAGDREELLRLFENLIENALKYGASGGRVIVSLNATPAIDGTQEIRVMVRDFGPGIAPEHLPRLTERFYRVDVGDSRSQGGTGLGLSLVKHILNRHRGRLLIESVPKQGATFTACFPQAKTLV; encoded by the coding sequence ATGGCGATCGACGCTCCCTCGTCTCCCACGGTGCAGCCCTGGTCCGACCGGTTGCGGCACTCGACCATCATCCTGATCGCCGCCGCGCTGGCGCTGTCGGTCGTGGTCTCGCTCGGCGAATTGTCGGTGATGCGGGCCGCGACGGTGTTCCTGTGCATCGCAGCCGCCGCGCTGATCCCCTGGCGGCTGCATGATACCGCAGCCTCCCGCGAGGACACCCGCCGCGTCAATCCGGTCGAGAGCGCGGCAGTGGCCGCGGTCGTCGCCGGCATGCCGGATCCGGCCGTGCTGCTCGACCGCGCCGGCCGCGTCATCCATCTCAATGCCGCCGCCGCCCAGCTCGCGCCGGCGCTGCGCAAGAACGAGCTCGCCCAGTTCGCGCTGCGCTCGCCGGAGATCATCACGGCGCTGCGCGAGTCCATTGCGACCACCGAGCCGCGGCGCGCGACCTATCTCGATCATGTCCCGGTCGATCGCTGGATGGAGCTGATGATCACGCCGGTGCCGGTGCCGACCAATTTCGGCGGCGCCGACAAATGCATGCTGATGACCTTCCACGACCAGACGCCGCTGCGCCGGGTCGAGGAGATGCGCGCCGACTTCGTCGCCAATGCCAGCCACGAATTGCGCACGCCGCTGGCCGCGCTCTCCGGCTTCATCGACACGCTGCAGGGCCAGGCCAAGGACGATCCCAAGGCCCGTGAGCGCTTCCTCGGCATCATGCACAATCAGGCCACCCGCATGGCGCGCCTGATCGACGATTTGCTGTCGCTGTCGCGGGTGGAATTGTCGGCCCATGTCAGGCCGGATACCCTGGTCGACCTGCTGCCGATCATCTTCCAGGTCGCCGACGGGCTGGAGCCGCTGGCCCGGGAACGCCAGGTCGAGGTCGAGACCCATCTGCCTGAGACCCCGGTGATGATCGCGGGCGACCGCGAGGAGCTGCTGCGCCTGTTCGAAAACCTGATCGAGAACGCGCTCAAATACGGCGCCTCCGGTGGCCGCGTCATCGTGTCGCTGAACGCGACGCCGGCGATTGATGGAACTCAGGAAATCCGGGTCATGGTGCGCGATTTCGGCCCCGGCATCGCGCCCGAGCATCTGCCGCGCCTGACCGAGCGGTTCTACCGGGTGGACGTCGGCGACAGCCGCTCGCAGGGTGGAACCGGATTGGGATTATCGCTGGTGAAACATATTCTTAACCGTCACCGCGGCCGTCTTTTGATCGAAAGCGTGCCCAAGCAGGGCGCCACTTTTACCGCCTGTTTTCCCCAGGCTAAGACTTTAGTTTAG
- a CDS encoding haloalkane dehalogenase: protein MTKQIEIRKASVLGSSMAYRETGAEGAPVALFLHGNPTSSHIWRNILPLVSPVAHCIAPDLIGFGQSDKPDIAYRFLDHVRYLDAFIEQCGITSAYLVAQDWGTALAFHLAARRPDLVRGLAFMEFIRPMPTWQDFHQADAARETFKKFRTPSVGEAMILEANAFVERILPGGIVRKLSDDEIAPYRAPFPTPESRRPVLALPRELPIAGEPADVYAALQSAHAALAASSYPKLLFSGSPGAVVSPEFAEGFAASLTHCALLHLGPGLHFLQEDHPEAIGRSVAGWIAGIEAVRPQLAA from the coding sequence ATGACCAAGCAGATCGAGATCCGCAAAGCGTCCGTCCTCGGAAGCAGCATGGCCTATCGCGAGACAGGCGCGGAGGGCGCGCCCGTCGCGCTGTTCCTGCACGGCAATCCCACCTCGTCGCACATCTGGCGCAACATATTGCCGCTGGTGTCGCCGGTCGCCCATTGCATCGCGCCCGACCTGATCGGCTTCGGTCAGTCCGACAAGCCCGACATCGCCTATCGCTTTCTCGACCACGTGCGCTATCTGGATGCCTTCATCGAACAGTGCGGCATTACGAGCGCCTATCTCGTCGCGCAGGACTGGGGCACCGCGCTCGCGTTTCATCTCGCCGCGCGCCGGCCGGATCTCGTGCGCGGTCTTGCCTTCATGGAGTTCATCCGTCCGATGCCGACCTGGCAGGATTTTCATCAAGCCGACGCCGCGCGCGAGACCTTCAAGAAATTCAGGACGCCGAGCGTGGGCGAGGCCATGATCCTCGAGGCCAATGCCTTCGTCGAGCGCATACTGCCCGGTGGCATCGTGCGCAAACTCAGCGACGACGAGATAGCGCCCTATCGCGCGCCGTTTCCGACACCGGAAAGCCGTCGTCCGGTCCTGGCCCTTCCCCGCGAATTGCCGATCGCGGGTGAGCCCGCCGATGTTTACGCGGCGCTTCAATCGGCGCATGCAGCGCTCGCCGCGTCGTCCTATCCCAAGCTGCTGTTCTCGGGTTCGCCGGGCGCTGTCGTCTCGCCCGAGTTCGCCGAGGGGTTCGCAGCCTCGCTGACGCATTGCGCGCTGCTGCATCTTGGACCCGGGCTGCACTTTCTCCAGGAAGATCATCCCGAAGCGATCGGCCGCTCCGTCGCGGGCTGGATCGCCGGCATCGAAGCAGTGCGCCCGCAGCTTGCAGCTTGA
- a CDS encoding lysylphosphatidylglycerol synthase domain-containing protein, with protein sequence MLEAIRRAMTLLRQKQILHKLGVVISVAVIGIACYVLYHMLRGIDTNEVIEAIKSTEPRQIAMAALFVAAGYFTLTFYDLFAVRAIGHSHVPYRINALAAFTSYSIGHNVGASVFTGGAVRYRIYSAHGLNAIDVAKICFLAGLTFWLGNAAVLGLGISYHPEAAASIDQLPPWLNRTFAMMILAALVGYVVWVWTQPRAVGRGPWTVVLPGGPLTLLQIAIGIIDLGFCALAMYVLVPDEPNLGFVVVAVIFVSATLLGFASHSPGGLGVFDAAMLVGLWQMDREELLGGMLLFRVLYYLSPFVISVILLTFREVIIGARSKRLQQAALKLDPGPPPEAAYVRKRSDSGA encoded by the coding sequence ATGCTGGAAGCCATACGCAGGGCGATGACGTTGCTGCGCCAGAAGCAAATCCTGCATAAGCTTGGAGTTGTGATCAGCGTCGCGGTCATCGGCATCGCTTGCTATGTGCTCTACCACATGCTGCGCGGCATCGACACGAACGAGGTGATCGAGGCGATCAAGAGCACCGAGCCGCGGCAGATTGCGATGGCCGCGCTGTTCGTCGCCGCGGGCTATTTCACACTGACGTTCTACGATCTGTTCGCCGTGCGCGCGATCGGCCATTCCCACGTGCCCTATCGCATCAATGCGCTCGCGGCTTTCACCAGCTATTCGATCGGCCACAATGTCGGCGCGAGCGTCTTCACCGGCGGCGCGGTGCGCTACCGCATCTATTCGGCTCATGGCCTGAACGCGATCGACGTCGCAAAAATCTGCTTCCTCGCCGGTCTCACCTTCTGGCTCGGCAATGCCGCCGTGCTCGGCCTCGGCATCTCCTATCATCCGGAGGCAGCCGCCTCGATCGACCAGCTTCCGCCCTGGCTGAACCGGACGTTTGCGATGATGATCCTCGCCGCACTGGTCGGCTACGTGGTCTGGGTCTGGACCCAGCCGCGGGCGGTCGGGCGCGGCCCCTGGACCGTGGTGCTGCCGGGCGGCCCGCTGACGCTGCTGCAGATCGCCATCGGCATCATCGATCTCGGCTTCTGCGCGCTCGCGATGTACGTGCTGGTCCCCGACGAACCCAATCTCGGCTTCGTCGTGGTCGCGGTCATCTTCGTCTCGGCGACGTTGCTCGGCTTCGCCAGCCATTCGCCTGGTGGGCTCGGGGTGTTCGACGCCGCCATGCTGGTCGGCCTCTGGCAGATGGACCGCGAGGAACTGCTCGGCGGCATGCTGCTGTTCCGGGTCCTGTATTATCTCTCGCCCTTCGTCATCTCTGTAATCTTGCTGACGTTTCGCGAGGTTATCATCGGCGCTCGATCCAAGCGCCTGCAACAGGCGGCGCTCAAGCTCGATCCAGGCCCACCGCCTGAAGCCGCTTATGTGAGAAAGCGCAGCGACAGCGGCGCCTGA
- the pstC gene encoding phosphate ABC transporter permease subunit PstC, with product MAVQSDIVDDAGPYDRAKALSAFKLGDVTFYWITRLSAISVLLILGGIILSLIVGAFPAMKEYGFAFLWTQRWAPSADPPVLGALGPMYGTLVTSFIAMLIAIPVGLGIAIFLTELCPQWLRRPIGMAIELLAGIPSIIYGMWGFFVLGPFLANTFQPFMIKIFDGVPVLGAIFAGPPSYLSLFNAALILAIMVLPFITSISVDVFKTVPPVLKEAAYGVGCTTWEVVRSVVIPYTRVGIIGGVMLALGRALGETMAVTFIIGNSFRISSSIFSPGTTISAAIASEFAESDGLHQSGLILLGLLLFVLTFFVLAGARLMLMRLEKKAGN from the coding sequence ATGGCCGTTCAGAGCGATATCGTCGACGACGCCGGACCATATGATCGCGCCAAGGCCTTGAGCGCGTTCAAGCTCGGCGATGTCACCTTCTACTGGATCACGCGGCTCAGCGCGATCTCGGTGCTCCTCATTCTCGGCGGCATCATTCTGTCGCTGATCGTCGGCGCCTTCCCGGCGATGAAGGAATACGGCTTCGCGTTCCTGTGGACCCAGCGTTGGGCGCCGTCGGCCGATCCGCCCGTGCTCGGTGCGCTCGGACCGATGTACGGCACGCTCGTCACCTCCTTCATCGCGATGCTGATCGCCATTCCGGTCGGTCTCGGCATTGCGATCTTCCTCACCGAGCTCTGCCCGCAATGGCTGCGCCGGCCGATCGGCATGGCGATCGAGCTCCTCGCCGGCATTCCCTCGATCATCTACGGCATGTGGGGCTTCTTCGTGTTGGGTCCGTTCCTGGCCAACACCTTCCAGCCCTTCATGATCAAGATTTTTGACGGCGTTCCCGTGCTGGGCGCGATCTTCGCTGGTCCGCCGTCCTATCTCAGCCTGTTCAACGCCGCACTGATCCTCGCGATCATGGTGCTGCCCTTCATCACCTCAATCTCGGTCGACGTGTTCAAGACTGTGCCGCCGGTGCTGAAAGAGGCCGCCTATGGCGTCGGCTGCACCACCTGGGAGGTCGTTCGCAGCGTGGTGATCCCCTACACCCGCGTCGGCATCATCGGCGGCGTCATGCTGGCGCTGGGCCGCGCGCTCGGCGAGACCATGGCGGTGACCTTCATCATCGGCAACTCGTTCCGCATCTCGTCATCGATCTTCTCGCCGGGCACTACGATCTCGGCGGCGATCGCATCCGAATTCGCCGAGAGCGACGGCCTGCACCAATCCGGCCTGATCCTGCTCGGCCTGCTGCTGTTCGTGCTGACGTTCTTCGTGCTCGCAGGCGCCAGGCTGATGCTGATGCGTCTGGAAAAGAAGGCGGGGAACTGA
- a CDS encoding Rdx family protein, protein MSDVTIIYCRPCGYEKRAKDAAAAIRRQLALESDLVPGKGGVFQVKLGERIVASRSKGHFPDSDEIVAAVTAARR, encoded by the coding sequence ATGTCTGATGTGACTATCATCTATTGCCGCCCGTGCGGCTACGAGAAGCGTGCAAAAGACGCGGCCGCGGCGATACGCCGGCAATTGGCATTGGAGTCGGATCTCGTGCCGGGCAAGGGGGGCGTCTTCCAGGTCAAGCTTGGCGAGCGGATTGTCGCAAGCCGCAGCAAGGGCCACTTCCCGGACAGCGACGAAATCGTGGCTGCCGTCACCGCTGCGCGGCGCTGA